From Desulfuromonas soudanensis, the proteins below share one genomic window:
- a CDS encoding SemiSWEET family sugar transporter, which produces MQWFGFLGGLMVAFGFVPQIVKALRTRSTGDLSIFMLMTIFTGGLFYTAYALWAGDPVFITINLLATANTLVLLILKVRYR; this is translated from the coding sequence ATGCAGTGGTTCGGTTTTCTCGGCGGCCTGATGGTCGCCTTCGGCTTCGTCCCCCAGATCGTCAAGGCGCTGCGCACCCGCTCGACGGGTGACCTCTCGATCTTCATGCTGATGACGATCTTCACCGGCGGCCTCTTCTACACCGCCTACGCCCTCTGGGCCGGCGACCCGGTCTTCATCACCATCAATCTTCTCGCCACCGCCAACACCCTGGTCCTCCTTATCCTCAAGGTGCGCTACCGCTAG
- a CDS encoding cob(I)yrinic acid a,c-diamide adenosyltransferase — protein MEQGLIQVYTGEGKGKTTAATGLAVRALGQGFRVLLVRFLKPQEPASGEILFLQGTPSLEILTAGVGIIGTPGDSPVVARSVVETFERARQRLAEGQFDLLILDEINNALHRGHLPLQEFLAFLDDRPAGLEIVLTGRNAPEAVLERAHLVTRMAAEKHPLQQGIPARRGIEF, from the coding sequence GTGGAACAGGGATTGATCCAGGTCTATACCGGCGAAGGAAAAGGGAAGACCACTGCCGCCACCGGACTGGCGGTGCGGGCCCTGGGGCAGGGGTTCCGGGTCTTGCTGGTGCGCTTTCTCAAACCGCAGGAGCCCGCCAGCGGCGAGATCCTTTTCCTGCAGGGGACGCCGTCGCTGGAGATCCTCACCGCCGGCGTGGGGATCATTGGTACGCCCGGTGATTCTCCTGTGGTGGCCCGCAGCGTCGTCGAGACCTTCGAACGCGCCCGGCAGAGACTGGCGGAGGGGCAGTTCGACCTCCTCATCCTCGACGAGATCAACAACGCCCTGCACCGCGGCCATCTCCCGCTGCAGGAGTTTCTCGCCTTTCTCGACGACCGTCCGGCGGGGTTGGAAATTGTTCTGACCGGGCGCAACGCCCCGGAAGCCGTCCTCGAGCGGGCCCACCTGGTGACCCGGATGGCGGCGGAAAAACACCCCCTGCAGCAGGGGATCCCGGCGCGCCGGGGGATCGAGTTCTGA
- a CDS encoding sirohydrochlorin chelatase, which translates to MKKTAILLMGHGSRVAAANEALHAIAAMVEETSGIPIVEVAFREQHAPNIQKGIDACVARGAERVLLYPYFLYAGAHVLEDLPAEMTEAAKRYPGLEMALGEPLGVHPKLGEIVCERIGEAMARSGWDQKVA; encoded by the coding sequence ATGAAGAAAACCGCCATACTCCTCATGGGGCACGGCTCCCGGGTCGCCGCCGCCAACGAGGCGCTCCACGCCATCGCCGCCATGGTCGAGGAGACCAGCGGCATCCCCATCGTCGAGGTCGCCTTTCGCGAGCAGCACGCCCCCAACATCCAGAAGGGGATCGACGCCTGCGTCGCCCGGGGGGCCGAGCGGGTCCTTCTCTATCCCTATTTCCTCTATGCCGGCGCCCATGTCCTCGAGGATCTGCCGGCGGAGATGACCGAGGCCGCGAAGCGTTATCCCGGTCTGGAGATGGCTCTCGGCGAACCCCTCGGTGTGCATCCCAAGCTCGGCGAAATCGTTTGCGAGCGCATCGGCGAGGCGATGGCGCGCTCCGGCTGGGACCAAAAGGTCGCCTGA
- a CDS encoding thiol-disulfide oxidoreductase DCC family protein, translating into MSASPVLPLTVFYDGACSICAAEISRYRSQQSPKRLVFVDISAADFVPEDHGLTREAVEKEMHAIDGDGVVYTGVAAFTAIWRIVPGFFYSALAEILDLPGINLLARLGYKVFARYRYLLPRRTPECADESCNLGHRKK; encoded by the coding sequence ATGAGCGCGAGCCCTGTTTTGCCGTTGACGGTCTTTTACGACGGCGCCTGCAGCATCTGCGCGGCGGAAATCAGCCGCTACCGGAGTCAGCAGAGTCCGAAGCGGCTGGTGTTCGTCGACATCAGCGCCGCGGATTTTGTCCCCGAGGACCATGGACTGACCCGCGAGGCGGTGGAGAAGGAAATGCACGCCATCGATGGGGACGGCGTGGTTTATACCGGTGTTGCAGCGTTCACCGCGATCTGGCGGATCGTCCCCGGATTTTTTTATTCTGCCCTGGCCGAGATTCTGGACCTTCCGGGGATTAACCTTCTGGCGCGCCTCGGTTACAAGGTTTTTGCCCGGTATCGCTACCTTTTGCCGCGGCGCACCCCGGAATGCGCCGATGAGAGCTGCAACCTGGGGCACCGGAAAAAATGA
- the cobT gene encoding nicotinate-nucleotide--dimethylbenzimidazole phosphoribosyltransferase, whose product MSRIDLQSALERIRPVSSERLAEIQSRIDRQAKPQGSLGRLEEFARRYVAITGREDVRRKAVFTFAGDHGVVEEGVSAFPREVTPQMVLNFLDGGAAINALARSVGAEVVVVDMGVDYDFSPMEGLLLKKVAKGTANFARGPAMTRRQAIQALETGIEIAFDCKEKGIDLVGTGDMGIGNTTPSTAIAAAFTGLSVARLTHRGTGIGDAALARKIVVIEEGLKLNAPDPADPVDVLAKVGGFEIGGIAGLVLGCAACGIPVVVDGFISTAGALIASELHPGVRDYIFAAHQSVEIGHGAMLERIGQRPILNLDMRLGEGTGGALAMGLIEASLRALREIRTFDDAGVSGQEAP is encoded by the coding sequence ATGTCCCGCATCGATCTGCAGAGCGCCCTTGAACGCATCCGCCCCGTCAGTTCCGAACGCCTGGCCGAAATTCAGTCGCGCATCGACCGCCAGGCCAAGCCCCAGGGGTCGCTCGGGCGCCTCGAGGAGTTCGCCCGCCGTTACGTGGCCATCACCGGGCGCGAGGATGTGCGCAGGAAAGCGGTCTTCACCTTCGCAGGCGATCACGGCGTGGTCGAGGAAGGGGTCAGCGCCTTTCCCAGGGAAGTCACCCCGCAGATGGTCCTCAACTTCCTCGACGGCGGCGCGGCGATCAACGCTCTGGCCCGGTCCGTCGGCGCCGAGGTGGTGGTGGTCGACATGGGGGTCGACTATGACTTTTCGCCGATGGAGGGACTGCTGCTGAAGAAGGTCGCCAAAGGAACGGCCAATTTTGCCAGGGGTCCGGCGATGACGCGCCGGCAGGCCATTCAGGCCCTGGAGACCGGGATCGAGATCGCCTTCGACTGCAAGGAAAAGGGGATCGATCTGGTCGGCACCGGCGACATGGGGATCGGCAATACCACCCCCTCGACGGCCATTGCCGCCGCCTTCACCGGCCTCTCCGTCGCCAGGCTCACCCACCGCGGCACCGGGATCGGCGATGCGGCCCTGGCCCGCAAGATCGTCGTCATCGAAGAAGGGCTCAAACTCAACGCCCCCGACCCCGCCGATCCCGTCGACGTGCTGGCCAAGGTCGGCGGCTTCGAAATCGGGGGCATCGCCGGACTGGTTCTCGGCTGCGCCGCCTGCGGGATTCCGGTGGTGGTCGACGGTTTCATCTCCACGGCCGGAGCGCTGATCGCCTCCGAGCTGCACCCCGGGGTCAGGGACTATATTTTCGCCGCCCACCAGTCGGTGGAGATCGGTCACGGCGCCATGCTCGAGCGCATCGGCCAGCGGCCGATCCTCAACCTCGATATGCGTCTCGGCGAAGGGACCGGCGGCGCCCTGGCCATGGGGCTGATCGAAGCATCGCTGCGGGCGTTGCGAGAGATCCGCACCTTTGACGATGCCGGAGTCAGCGGGCAGGAGGCGCCATGA
- the yihA gene encoding ribosome biogenesis GTP-binding protein YihA/YsxC: MHIKSTTFVKSATKPANYPPAALPEIAFAGRSNVGKSSLINVLVNRKALVRTSSTPGRTQLLNFFDINGAFSLVDLPGYGFAKVPLAVKKEWGPMVRTYLERRESLRAVVVLFDIRRVPREEDLQLLDWLEELSVPTIPVITKIDKVSRGQRLKQIGPILEATGLDRDDFTLFSAPTREGMEEIWERVEAALEAGEEPDPSIESDSSAVPGDEADLSPPTGE; the protein is encoded by the coding sequence TTGCACATCAAGTCCACCACCTTCGTCAAGAGCGCCACCAAACCCGCCAACTACCCCCCCGCCGCGCTCCCTGAGATCGCCTTTGCCGGCCGCAGCAACGTCGGCAAGAGTTCGCTCATCAACGTCCTGGTCAATCGCAAGGCCCTGGTGCGCACCTCCTCGACGCCGGGGCGGACCCAGCTCCTCAATTTTTTCGACATCAATGGCGCCTTCTCGCTCGTCGACCTCCCCGGTTACGGCTTCGCCAAGGTGCCCCTGGCCGTGAAGAAGGAGTGGGGACCGATGGTCCGCACCTATCTGGAGCGGCGGGAGAGCCTGCGGGCGGTGGTCGTTCTCTTCGATATCCGGCGCGTTCCTCGCGAGGAGGACCTGCAGCTCCTCGACTGGCTCGAGGAGCTCTCCGTGCCGACCATCCCGGTGATCACCAAGATCGACAAGGTCAGCCGCGGGCAGAGGCTCAAGCAGATCGGCCCGATCCTCGAGGCGACGGGCCTGGACCGGGACGATTTCACCCTCTTTTCGGCGCCGACCCGGGAGGGGATGGAGGAGATCTGGGAGCGCGTTGAAGCGGCCCTCGAGGCCGGCGAGGAGCCCGATCCCTCCATCGAATCGGATTCCTCCGCCGTCCCCGGTGACGAAGCCGACCTTTCGCCCCCGACCGGAGAGTGA
- the cobC gene encoding alpha-ribazole phosphatase, producing MTRTRIYLVRHGQVEGHEQKRYNGQGDIPLTAEGQAQFGLLQLRLKKKKLSAGYSSDLSRCLDGARLLLAPHELQPMARPDLRELNIGMWQGKTWRELQDEYPEEWQARLDDIIHYQVPGGESLLEMAERVRQAMGEIVAAHPGEEVLVVGHGGVNRVILLDAIGAPLDRLFHIEQDFGCLNVIDYYPDGVSVVALLNG from the coding sequence ATGACGCGAACCAGGATTTACCTCGTCCGCCACGGCCAGGTCGAGGGGCACGAGCAGAAGCGCTACAACGGCCAGGGGGATATTCCTCTGACCGCCGAGGGGCAGGCCCAGTTCGGCCTGTTGCAGCTGCGTCTCAAGAAAAAGAAGCTCTCCGCCGGGTACAGCAGCGACCTCTCCCGCTGCCTCGACGGCGCCCGGCTCCTCCTTGCCCCCCATGAACTCCAGCCGATGGCCCGCCCGGACCTCCGGGAGCTGAACATCGGCATGTGGCAGGGAAAGACCTGGCGGGAGCTGCAGGACGAATATCCCGAGGAGTGGCAGGCGCGCCTCGACGACATCATCCATTACCAGGTTCCCGGCGGCGAGAGCCTGCTGGAGATGGCCGAGCGGGTCCGCCAGGCGATGGGCGAGATTGTCGCCGCTCATCCCGGCGAGGAGGTCCTGGTGGTCGGCCACGGCGGCGTCAACCGGGTGATTCTCCTCGACGCCATCGGCGCCCCCCTCGATCGTCTCTTTCACATCGAGCAGGATTTCGGCTGCCTCAACGTCATCGACTACTACCCCGACGGGGTGAGCGTCGTCGCCCTGCTGAACGGGTAG
- a CDS encoding cobyrinate a,c-diamide synthase, with protein sequence MPPKPIIIAAPSSGSGKTTVALGVMAALKARGLRVAPFKVGPDFIDPGHHAAVCGRSSRNLDGWMCGREWVAGSYARGCRDADLAVIEGVMGLFDGASGEDDAGSTAEIARWLDGRIVLVVDARSQARSVAALVKGFVEFDPRLHFAGVIFNRVGTPRHEELLRQAMASVPGLPPVLGCLPREENLALPERHLGLVMAAEAGLDEAFAARLAAAVEAHLDLDGLLQTGGQVSTPDTSLRSGAPTLPTVRIAVARDEAFCFCYPENLELLQAAGAELVFFSPLHDRALPPEIDGLYLPGGYPELHAGELSENVSLLGEIREAGTAGLPIYAECGGFMLLAESIDGQAMAGLFPGAARMLAKRKALGYRHVELTADSLLGPAGTVARGHEFHYSEMTLPEEVSRIYRLSRRGGEDLGREGYCHGNVLGSYIHLHFGSNPQLAENFVQFCNQGKIHHRGTETQR encoded by the coding sequence ATGCCGCCGAAGCCGATCATCATCGCCGCACCGAGCAGCGGCAGCGGCAAGACGACCGTCGCCCTCGGGGTGATGGCGGCACTTAAAGCGCGCGGCCTGCGCGTCGCCCCCTTCAAGGTCGGTCCCGATTTCATCGATCCGGGGCATCACGCCGCGGTCTGCGGCCGCTCTTCGCGCAACCTCGACGGCTGGATGTGCGGCAGGGAGTGGGTGGCCGGCAGCTATGCCCGAGGCTGCCGTGACGCCGATCTGGCGGTGATCGAGGGGGTGATGGGGCTCTTCGACGGCGCCTCCGGGGAGGACGACGCCGGCAGCACCGCCGAGATCGCCCGCTGGCTCGACGGCCGGATCGTCCTGGTGGTCGACGCCCGCTCCCAGGCCCGCAGCGTCGCCGCCCTGGTCAAGGGGTTCGTCGAGTTCGATCCCCGGCTGCACTTTGCCGGGGTCATCTTCAACCGCGTCGGCACTCCCCGCCACGAGGAGCTGCTGCGCCAGGCGATGGCCTCGGTTCCGGGGCTCCCCCCGGTGCTCGGCTGCCTGCCGCGGGAGGAGAATCTCGCCCTCCCCGAGCGCCACCTCGGCCTGGTGATGGCCGCCGAGGCCGGCCTCGACGAAGCCTTCGCCGCGCGCCTCGCCGCGGCCGTCGAAGCGCACCTCGATCTCGACGGTCTGCTGCAGACAGGGGGTCAGGTCTCAACTCCTGACACGTCCCTCCGGAGCGGCGCCCCGACCCTTCCGACGGTGCGCATCGCCGTGGCCCGGGACGAGGCCTTCTGTTTCTGCTATCCGGAAAATCTCGAGCTTCTGCAGGCGGCCGGGGCCGAACTGGTCTTTTTTTCGCCGCTGCATGACCGGGCTCTCCCTCCGGAGATCGACGGCCTTTATCTCCCCGGCGGCTATCCCGAACTGCATGCCGGGGAGCTGAGCGAAAACGTCTCTCTCCTGGGGGAGATCCGGGAGGCGGGAACGGCCGGCCTGCCGATCTACGCCGAGTGCGGCGGTTTCATGCTCCTGGCCGAATCGATCGACGGGCAAGCGATGGCCGGACTCTTCCCCGGCGCCGCGCGGATGCTGGCGAAGCGCAAGGCCCTCGGCTACCGGCACGTGGAGCTGACCGCCGACTCCCTCCTCGGCCCGGCGGGAACCGTCGCCCGCGGCCACGAGTTTCACTATTCGGAGATGACCCTGCCGGAGGAGGTCTCCCGCATCTATCGCCTCTCCCGTCGCGGCGGCGAAGACCTCGGTCGCGAAGGGTACTGCCACGGCAACGTCCTCGGCTCCTATATTCATCTCCACTTCGGCAGCAATCCGCAGCTGGCGGAGAATTTCGTTCAATTTTGCAATCAGGGCAAGATTCACCACAGAGGCACGGAGACACAGAGGTAA
- a CDS encoding precorrin-8X methylmutase gives MSAPDVIVNPLEIEARSFAIIDGEVGEHAFDFRQWPVVRRIIHTTADFDFVANTVFSPQVIDKALGALRRGEPVYCDTAMVGAGINKVRLAALGCALRCHVADPDVAAAARAAGVTRSIMAMRKGIDGGCGIFLVGNAPTALYELLHQARAGAIKPSLVVGVPVGFVGAAESKEALLESRLPSIVCRGRKGGSAIAATILNALMILAEEA, from the coding sequence ATGTCCGCACCGGATGTTATTGTTAATCCCCTGGAGATCGAGGCCCGATCCTTTGCCATCATCGACGGCGAGGTCGGCGAGCATGCCTTCGATTTCCGCCAGTGGCCGGTGGTGCGGCGCATCATCCACACCACCGCCGATTTCGATTTTGTCGCCAACACCGTCTTCTCCCCGCAGGTGATCGACAAGGCGCTCGGCGCCCTGCGGCGGGGGGAGCCGGTCTATTGCGACACCGCCATGGTCGGCGCCGGGATCAACAAGGTCCGTCTTGCCGCCCTCGGCTGCGCGCTGCGCTGCCATGTGGCCGATCCCGATGTCGCCGCGGCGGCCCGCGCCGCCGGGGTGACGCGGTCGATCATGGCGATGCGCAAGGGGATCGACGGGGGGTGCGGCATCTTCCTCGTCGGCAACGCCCCCACGGCTCTCTATGAACTTCTCCATCAGGCGCGGGCCGGGGCAATAAAACCGTCCCTGGTCGTCGGCGTGCCGGTGGGGTTCGTCGGCGCCGCCGAATCGAAGGAAGCGCTCCTGGAGAGCCGTCTTCCCTCCATCGTCTGCCGCGGGCGCAAGGGGGGGTCGGCCATCGCCGCCACCATCCTCAACGCCCTGATGATCCTTGCCGAGGAGGCCTGA
- a CDS encoding ferritin yields MINPKLQDALNEQMKNEFFSAYLYMAMAGYFQSEDLPGFASWMRVQALEEMTHGEKFFKFTCDAGGRTELRPIDGPQNTFKSPLDAFEFGLKHELFVTDRIGKLMDLSRKEGHHAAQIMLQWFVTEQVEEEASFSLIIRKLKRVEGDGRGLLLLDQELAARVFVPPTAAA; encoded by the coding sequence ATGATCAACCCCAAACTGCAGGATGCGCTCAACGAACAGATGAAAAACGAATTTTTCTCGGCCTACCTCTATATGGCGATGGCCGGTTATTTTCAATCGGAGGATCTCCCCGGCTTTGCCAGCTGGATGCGGGTCCAGGCTCTGGAAGAAATGACCCATGGCGAGAAATTCTTCAAATTCACCTGCGACGCCGGCGGCCGCACCGAACTGCGTCCCATCGACGGGCCGCAGAACACCTTCAAGTCGCCCCTCGACGCCTTCGAGTTCGGCCTCAAACATGAGCTCTTCGTCACCGATCGCATCGGCAAGCTGATGGATCTCTCCCGCAAGGAAGGACACCACGCCGCCCAGATCATGCTGCAATGGTTCGTCACCGAGCAGGTCGAGGAAGAGGCCTCCTTCTCCCTGATCATCCGCAAACTGAAGCGGGTCGAAGGGGACGGCCGCGGACTCCTTCTCCTCGACCAGGAACTCGCCGCCCGGGTCTTCGTCCCGCCGACGGCAGCGGCCTAG
- a CDS encoding energy-coupling factor ABC transporter permease has translation MPCLIAAALAFFLLCPGEALAMHISEGVLPPGWAALWFVVAAPFVFWGIRQINRRKDIDPSYIPLLGIFGAAVFVFSCFPIPVPVAGSTAHPAGTGMSAIFLGPFASVVVAFISLLLQALFLAHGGLTTLGGNTVSMGIIGSFAGYGAFRTGRLLRFNLFWCGFAAGVAADLLTYLSTSFEMAIALHGDQSFWSVLGQIYLAFMPTQIPLSLLEGAVTGGILVYVNKHRPDILRRLKVLGKEVS, from the coding sequence ATGCCTTGCCTGATCGCCGCCGCCCTGGCTTTTTTCCTCCTCTGTCCCGGGGAGGCTCTGGCCATGCACATCTCCGAGGGGGTTCTCCCCCCCGGCTGGGCGGCCCTGTGGTTTGTCGTCGCGGCCCCCTTTGTTTTCTGGGGGATTCGCCAGATCAACCGGCGCAAGGATATCGACCCCTCCTACATCCCCCTTCTGGGGATTTTCGGCGCCGCCGTCTTCGTCTTTTCCTGCTTTCCGATACCGGTGCCGGTGGCCGGCAGCACCGCCCATCCGGCAGGGACGGGGATGAGCGCCATCTTCCTCGGTCCCTTTGCCAGCGTCGTCGTCGCCTTCATCTCCCTCCTTCTCCAGGCCTTGTTTCTTGCCCACGGCGGACTGACCACCCTGGGCGGGAACACCGTCTCCATGGGGATCATCGGTTCCTTCGCCGGCTACGGAGCCTTTCGGACCGGCCGCCTGCTGCGCTTCAACCTCTTCTGGTGCGGATTTGCCGCCGGAGTCGCCGCCGACCTTCTGACCTACCTCTCCACCTCCTTCGAGATGGCTATCGCCCTGCACGGCGATCAGTCCTTCTGGTCTGTTCTCGGTCAGATCTACCTCGCCTTCATGCCGACCCAGATCCCCCTTTCCCTTCTCGAAGGGGCGGTGACCGGCGGCATCCTCGTCTACGTGAACAAGCATCGTCCGGACATCCTGCGCAGGCTGAAGGTTCTCGGCAAGGAGGTTTCATGA
- the thiC gene encoding phosphomethylpyrimidine synthase ThiC, whose translation MKTQVEFAVAGTITPQMESVGRDEDVAPEYIRQMVAEGKIVIPWNHNRKPKAVGIGKGMRTKVNASIGTSSDIVDYDAEIRKALAAQTAGADTLMELSVGGDLDRVRREVIAAVDLPVGNVPLYQAFCEAARKYGNPNKLDKEMLFDIIEQQCADGMAFMAVHCGINLYTIERLRKQGYRYGGLVSKGGVSMVAWMMANERENPLYEEFDRVVSILKKYDTVLSLGNGLRAGAIHDSHDRAMVQELLINCELAELGREMGCQMLVEGPGHMPLDEIETNIRLQKRMSNDAPYYMLGPISCDVVPGYDHIAAAIGSAQSSRYGADLICYITPAEHLALPNEQDVIDGVKAARVAAYIGDMNKYPERGRQRDKTMSKARRDLDWQKQFELAIFPEDARAIRASRTPEDEKTCTMCGDFCASRGAGELFKGDLKGDKI comes from the coding sequence TTGAAAACTCAAGTTGAGTTCGCCGTTGCGGGAACCATTACCCCGCAGATGGAAAGTGTTGGCCGCGATGAGGACGTTGCGCCTGAATATATCCGGCAGATGGTCGCCGAAGGGAAGATCGTCATCCCCTGGAACCACAACCGCAAACCGAAGGCGGTGGGGATCGGCAAGGGGATGCGCACCAAGGTCAACGCCTCCATCGGCACCTCCTCGGACATCGTCGATTATGACGCCGAGATCCGCAAGGCGCTGGCCGCCCAGACGGCCGGCGCCGACACCCTGATGGAGCTCTCCGTCGGCGGCGACCTCGACCGGGTGCGGCGCGAGGTGATCGCGGCCGTCGACCTGCCGGTGGGAAACGTCCCCCTCTACCAAGCCTTCTGCGAGGCGGCCCGCAAGTACGGCAATCCCAACAAGCTCGACAAGGAGATGCTCTTCGACATCATCGAGCAGCAGTGCGCCGACGGCATGGCCTTCATGGCGGTGCACTGCGGCATCAACCTCTACACCATCGAGCGCCTCAGGAAGCAGGGGTACCGCTACGGCGGCCTGGTCTCCAAGGGAGGGGTCTCCATGGTCGCCTGGATGATGGCCAACGAGCGCGAGAACCCCCTCTACGAGGAGTTCGACCGGGTCGTTTCCATCCTCAAGAAGTACGACACCGTCCTTTCCCTCGGCAACGGCCTGCGCGCCGGGGCGATCCACGACTCCCACGACCGCGCCATGGTCCAGGAACTCCTCATCAACTGCGAACTAGCCGAACTCGGGCGGGAGATGGGGTGCCAGATGCTCGTGGAGGGGCCGGGACACATGCCGCTGGACGAGATCGAGACCAACATCCGCCTGCAGAAGAGGATGAGCAACGACGCTCCCTACTACATGCTCGGACCGATCTCCTGCGACGTCGTCCCCGGGTACGATCACATCGCCGCCGCCATCGGCTCGGCCCAGTCGAGCCGCTACGGCGCCGACCTGATCTGCTACATCACCCCCGCCGAGCACCTGGCGCTCCCCAACGAGCAGGATGTGATCGACGGCGTCAAGGCCGCCCGGGTCGCCGCCTACATCGGCGACATGAACAAATATCCGGAGCGCGGCCGGCAGCGGGACAAGACCATGAGCAAGGCGCGGCGCGACCTCGACTGGCAGAAGCAGTTCGAACTCGCCATCTTCCCCGAGGATGCGCGGGCGATCCGCGCCAGCCGCACGCCCGAGGACGAGAAGACCTGCACCATGTGCGGCGATTTCTGCGCCTCCCGCGGCGCCGGAGAGCTTTTCAAGGGGGATTTGAAGGGGGACAAAATTTAA
- the cobU gene encoding bifunctional adenosylcobinamide kinase/adenosylcobinamide-phosphate guanylyltransferase, protein MAQVIYISGGARSGKSAYAQRLAEACPGPLLYLATAGVHDGEMAERVARHQRQRGDRWSTLEEPLDLSGRLPAASAGQGAILLDCVTLWITNLLFHHGEETAPVFAAVEEFIRILPSLEAPLFLVSNEVGQGIVPENRLARLFRDLAGEVNQRLAATADEAWLVVSGLPLRLK, encoded by the coding sequence ATGGCCCAAGTGATCTATATCAGCGGCGGCGCCCGCTCGGGGAAATCCGCATATGCCCAGCGTCTCGCCGAAGCCTGTCCGGGGCCGCTTCTTTATCTGGCGACCGCCGGGGTTCATGACGGCGAGATGGCCGAGCGGGTCGCGCGGCACCAGCGGCAGCGGGGGGATCGCTGGTCGACCCTCGAGGAACCACTCGACCTCAGCGGCCGCCTCCCCGCCGCATCAGCGGGCCAGGGGGCGATCCTTCTCGACTGCGTCACCCTGTGGATCACCAACCTCCTCTTCCACCACGGCGAGGAGACGGCGCCGGTCTTTGCGGCGGTCGAGGAATTCATCCGCATCCTCCCGTCCCTTGAGGCCCCGTTGTTTTTGGTTTCCAATGAAGTCGGCCAGGGGATCGTGCCGGAGAATCGCCTGGCGCGTCTCTTCCGCGATCTGGCCGGCGAGGTCAACCAGCGCCTGGCGGCCACTGCCGACGAGGCCTGGCTGGTGGTCTCGGGGCTGCCGTTGCGGTTGAAATGA
- the cobS gene encoding adenosylcobinamide-GDP ribazoletransferase, producing MKQEWEDFRIAGAFLTIFPVARELSMEPERLARSMGLFPAVGAVIGLALVVLNWVLTPLIPRPVLDCLLILMLIAATGALHLDGIADLIDGLAGGKDREGALAIMKDSRVGAMGVVGLVMVLLLKYLSLYNVPAPLKSAALIFMPVAGRWIQVVLAASCRYVRAEGGTGGAFVDHVGEREMLIATATLILAAVVLFGKSGFFLILLLGIAAIGLIRYFNARLGGVTGDVLGAGTEIIEVLTLVLVLALH from the coding sequence ATGAAGCAGGAGTGGGAAGATTTCCGCATCGCCGGCGCCTTTCTGACCATATTTCCCGTCGCCCGGGAACTCTCCATGGAGCCGGAGCGCCTGGCGCGCAGCATGGGCCTCTTCCCGGCCGTGGGGGCGGTCATCGGCCTCGCCCTGGTGGTGCTCAACTGGGTGCTGACGCCGCTGATTCCCCGGCCGGTTCTCGACTGCCTGCTGATCCTCATGCTCATCGCCGCCACCGGCGCCCTCCATCTCGACGGCATCGCCGATCTCATCGACGGCCTCGCCGGCGGCAAGGACCGGGAAGGGGCCCTGGCCATCATGAAGGACAGCCGGGTCGGGGCGATGGGCGTCGTCGGGCTGGTGATGGTCCTCCTCCTCAAGTACCTCTCCCTGTACAACGTCCCGGCGCCCCTCAAGTCGGCGGCACTGATCTTCATGCCGGTCGCCGGGCGCTGGATTCAGGTTGTCCTCGCCGCCTCCTGCCGCTACGTGCGCGCCGAAGGGGGGACAGGCGGGGCCTTCGTCGACCACGTCGGCGAGCGCGAGATGCTCATCGCCACCGCCACCCTGATCCTGGCCGCGGTGGTCCTCTTCGGCAAAAGCGGATTTTTCCTCATCCTTCTCCTCGGGATCGCCGCCATTGGACTGATCCGCTACTTCAACGCCCGCCTCGGCGGGGTCACCGGCGACGTCCTCGGTGCCGGGACCGAAATCATCGAGGTCCTGACCCTGGTGCTGGTGCTGGCTCTCCACTGA